The Leptospira sp. WS39.C2 genome contains a region encoding:
- a CDS encoding GNAT family N-acetyltransferase, protein MTSNGSQTPVTIRSAKIEDLDQILPLIHSSGPIAWNFVFQEGNLTAFDFLRSSYGKRGNTISYTNHFVAEKDGKVVGSILQYTQPSFLFLTAGTAFRILSLYKWKATKVMARGLKTETVIQPPKPKCLYLGHIAVSESSRNQGIAKQLIEFMIQKNPKFKIISLDVSTENPSAIGLYQKLGFKIKETRSPNGWEGKIPSHYYMEKEI, encoded by the coding sequence ATGACATCCAATGGTTCACAAACCCCAGTCACCATCCGTAGCGCAAAAATTGAAGACCTAGATCAAATTTTACCCCTCATCCATTCCTCTGGCCCAATTGCATGGAATTTTGTATTCCAAGAAGGGAATCTTACTGCATTCGATTTTTTAAGGTCCTCTTATGGAAAACGAGGGAACACAATCTCCTACACAAATCACTTTGTGGCTGAAAAAGATGGCAAAGTTGTTGGTTCGATTTTACAATACACACAACCAAGTTTTTTATTTTTAACTGCTGGTACTGCTTTTCGAATTCTTTCCTTATACAAATGGAAAGCCACTAAAGTAATGGCTCGCGGTTTAAAAACAGAAACAGTGATCCAACCACCTAAACCAAAATGTTTGTATTTAGGTCATATTGCTGTTTCGGAGTCATCTCGAAACCAAGGTATCGCCAAACAACTCATCGAGTTTATGATCCAAAAAAATCCAAAATTTAAAATCATATCGTTAGATGTTTCAACAGAAAATCCTTCTGCAATTGGTCTCTATCAAAAGTTAGGTTTTAAAATAAAAGAAACACGATCACCCAATGGTTGGGAAGGTAAAATTCCATCTCATTATTATATGGAAAAAGAAATCTGA
- a CDS encoding phytanoyl-CoA dioxygenase family protein — protein MEKNLSENGFYLWKGIFPIHTVQQLKTILQKANAEWKKIYDHPMAINSAYLTSTKFIQSETERNTLFQFITSNTLLEICKIIFKTDYYFLNTQIFFNPTNENKLPYWHRDIQYLGIDEEEQKIRIQKDFVWHFRIPLEEDPGIWIVPGSHKRWDHEKEREVRLEINNHRSDEPLANQILIPHDPGDLLVFSSHLLHKGEYGKNRFSFDILFTNFPESKETVTKWDHFPEWKESSFSDEQRKVFVTK, from the coding sequence ATGGAAAAAAATCTCAGTGAGAATGGATTTTATCTATGGAAAGGAATTTTTCCAATTCATACAGTCCAACAACTAAAAACCATATTACAAAAAGCAAATGCAGAATGGAAAAAAATCTATGACCATCCGATGGCGATCAATAGTGCTTATCTCACTTCTACTAAATTTATACAATCTGAAACAGAAAGAAACACACTGTTTCAGTTCATTACATCGAATACATTATTAGAAATTTGTAAGATCATTTTTAAAACTGATTATTATTTTCTAAATACTCAAATTTTTTTCAATCCCACAAATGAAAATAAACTTCCTTATTGGCATCGTGATATTCAGTATTTGGGAATCGATGAAGAAGAACAAAAAATTAGAATCCAAAAAGATTTTGTTTGGCACTTTCGCATTCCACTGGAAGAGGACCCCGGGATTTGGATTGTCCCTGGCTCTCACAAACGTTGGGACCACGAGAAAGAAAGAGAAGTCCGATTGGAAATAAACAACCACCGAAGTGATGAACCATTAGCAAACCAAATCCTCATCCCTCATGATCCTGGAGATTTATTAGTATTTTCTTCTCATCTCCTCCACAAAGGTGAGTATGGGAAAAATCGATTTTCGTTTGATATCCTTTTTACCAATTTTCCAGAATCTAAAGAGACTGTTACGAAATGGGATCACTTTCCCGAATGGAAAGAGAGTTCCTTCTCCGACGAACAAAGAAAAGTATTTGTAACAAAGTAA